The window GGGCATCCTGGATGTCGTGTCCCCTCATGTGACACTGCGCCGGTCCGGGCGGCGGTACACGGGGCTCTGCCCGTTTCACTCCGAGAAGACCCCATCGTTTTCCGTCGATCCGGAGCGCGGCTTCTTCTATTGCTTTGGCTGCCACGCCGGTGGAGACGTGTTCGACTTCGTGATGCGGATGGGGTCTCTCACCTTTGGGGAAGCGCGCCAGGAGCTGGCCGAACGCGCCGGGGTTCAGCTGGAGAAGCCCGCGGAGGGGGAGCCCGGAGCCGGGGAACGCGAGCGGCTGCTTCGGGCGGTGGCCGAGGCGTCGGCGTTTTTCCGAACGCAACTCGCGGGCCATGGCGGCGACGGTGCGCGCGGGTACCTCGCATCGCGCGGTGTGGAACCGCGCATGGTGGAGGCGTTCCGGCTTGGATTCGCTCCGTCGGGATGGGACAACTTGATTCGAGCCCTACAACCGAGGGGGTTCGACCCGACCATCCTTGAGCAGGCCGGGCTGGCCGTGGCCCGCTCCGGAGGTGGAGGGCACTACGATGCGCTGCGGGATCGGGTCATCTTCCCCATTCACGACCTTCAGGGCCGCCCCGTCGCGTTTGGCGGGCGCGTGCTCGCGGAGGGGACGCCGAAGTACCTCAATACTCGGGAGACGTCGCTGTTCGTCAAGGGGA is drawn from bacterium and contains these coding sequences:
- a CDS encoding CHC2 zinc finger domain-containing protein, translated to MPKVREITDEIRRRVGILDVVSPHVTLRRSGRRYTGLCPFHSEKTPSFSVDPERGFFYCFGCHAGGDVFDFVMRMGSLTFGEARQELAERAGVQLEKPAEGEPGAGERERLLRAVAEASAFFRTQLAGHGGDGARGYLASRGVEPRMVEAFRLGFAPSGWDNLIRALQPRGFDPTILEQAGLAVARSGGGGHYDALRDRVIFPIHDLQGRPVAFGGRVLAEGTPKYLNTRETSLFVKG